One window of Schistosoma mansoni, WGS project CABG00000000 data, supercontig 0136, strain Puerto Rico, whole genome shotgun sequence genomic DNA carries:
- a CDS encoding DNA ligase I, putative: MLDPKNDINFEESDVEIPSKLPDLVHQQPIRSPTSEDKLLENVTDTRSKDEFKNLSESNLVRLQCAEIEASNILSTSNDNEKSSRSPEKLVACYDPSKAGYHPIHDCNWREGESVPYLSLARTFECIEATSGRIKITEILCNFFRSVGLLSSFDLTSCVYLCLNRLGPAYEGMELGVGETILLKALAATTGVGIEHMRSSLKQHGDLGAVAETIRSRQKILSAPKPLTISSVFSKLKDIASMSGNSAQNKKMEIIRSLLVACRESETKYIIRSLSGKLRIGLAEQTVLTALGQAVAMTPFHFKVSDKSTRIINASNGMSSEQWKVTMDIAVANVKRAYCVCPDYSRLIKALLTKSHESLDQICTITPGIPLKPMLASPTHGIYEILKRFEECDFTCEYKYDGERAQIHILPSGASHVYSRNQEDNTTKYPDIVNNLMSRVLPESKLTPHAIELLSEIVKDNKIQVQSNGIVGNKLESCIIDSEVVAWDRLAGHILPFQVLSTRKRKDVDESTLKVQICIYVFDILFINGISLIEQPLRIRREILREVFPRISGEFMMATSLDSSDTDEIATFLDEAIKGNCEGLMIKTLDRNSTYEIAKRSHSWLKLKKDYLEGVGDTLDLVVIGGFYGTGKRAGRYGGYLLACYDPDTEEYQTICKIGTGMKDDELASFSEFFKNHATDKAKPYYQYTISLIPDQWFEPVQVWEVKAADLSISPGHKAAAGLADPQKGISLRFPRFVRIRDDKKPEDATTAQQVYELYQNQEQIKNQHGNKQTGNNDDEDMY, encoded by the exons ATGTTGGATCCGAAG AATGATATTAATTTTGAAGAAAGTGATGTAGAAATCCCCTCTAAATTACCTGATTTGGTACATCAGCAACCAATAAGA AGTCCTACAAGTGAGGATAAATTGTTAGAGAATGTGACTGATACAAGAAGTAAAGATGAATTCAAGAACTTAAGTGAGTCTAACTTAGTCCGTTTACAGTGTGCGGAAATTGAAGCAAGTAATATTCTAAGCACATCGAATGATAATGAAAAGTCGTCACGGAGTCCTGAAAAACTAGTTGCCTG TTACGACCCCAGCAAAGCGGGTTATCACCCCATCCACGATTGTAACTGGCGAGAAGGTGAAAG TGTCCCTTATTTGTCGTTGGCGAGAACATTCGAGTGTATTGAGGCCACATCTGGCAG AATCAAAATAACAGAAATACTGTGCAATTTTTTTCGCTCAGTCGGTTTGTTGTCTTCGTTTGATTTAACAAGTTGCGTTTACCTTTGCCTCAACCGACTGGGGCCCGCATATGAAGGGATGGAACTAGGCGTGGGGGAAACAATCCTACTAAAGGCTTTGGCTGCAACTACAG GTGTTGGGATTGAACATATGCGTTCGAGTTTAAAACAACATGGTGATCTCGGTGCTGTCGCCGAA ACTATCAGATCACGTCAGAAAATCCTGTCAGCTCCAAAACCATTGACCATTTCATCAGTATTTTCTAAATTGAAAGATATTGCTTCAATGTCTGGAAATTCA gctcaaaacaaaaaaatggaaATCATTCGCTCGCTTCTAGTGGCTTGTCGAGAATCTGAAACGAAATATATTATACGCAGTTTATCAGGAAAATTGCGTATTGGCTTAGCTGAACAAACTGTGCTTACAGCTCTTGGTCAGGCTGTAGCTATGACGCCATTCCATTTTAAAGTTAGTGATAAAAGCACGCGAATAATTAATGCTTCTAATGGTATGTCTAGTGAGCAGTGGAAAGTTACAATGGATATTGCGGTTGCGAATGTTAAAAGGGCGTATTG CGTTTGTCCAGACTACAGCCGTCTTATAAAAGCTCTTTTAACAAAAAGTCATGAGTCCCTGGATCAAATTTGCACAATCACTCCAGGTATTCCTCTAAAACCAATGTTAGCTTCTCCTACACATGGAATATATGAAATTTTAAAGAGGTTTGAAGAATGTGATTTCACTTGTGAATATAAATATGATGGTGAAAGGGCTCAA aTTCATATTCTCCCTTCAGGTGCAAGTCACGTGTATTCACGTAATCAAGAAGATAATACCACAAAATATCCTGATATCGTAAATAATCTGATGTCTAGGGTTCTGCCAGAGTCTAAACTAACGCCTCATGCAATTGAGCTACTCAGTGAAATTGTTaaagataataaaatacaaGTTCAATCAAATGGTATAGTTGGAAACAAACTGGAGAGTTGTATCATTGACTCGGAAGTTGTAGCTTGGGATCGTTTAGCTGGACATATTTTACCATTCCAAGTCCTATCAACGCGAAAGCGTAAA GATGTCGATGAATCTACACTGAAAGTACAAATatgcatttatgtatttgatATACTGTTTATAAATGGTATATCTTTAATTGAACAACCGTTACGCATACGTCGAGAGATACTTAG aGAAGTATTTCCGCGCATTTCTGGAGAGTTCATGATGGCAACCTCTCTTGATTCATCTGATACAGATGAGATCGCGACTTTTCTTGACGAAGCAATCAAAG GTAACTGTGAAGGTTTAATGATAAAAACACTAGATCGTAATTCTACCTACGAAATCGCAAAACGATCCCATAGCTGGTTAAAATTGAAAAAAGACTATTTAGAAGGTGTTGGTGATACATTGGATTTGGTGGTAATAGGTGGATTTTATGGAACTGGTAAACGTGCTGGTCGTTACGGTGGTTACTTACTGGCATGCTATGATCCAGATACAGAAGAATACCAGACAATATGCAAA ATTGGTACAGGAATGAAGGATGATGAATTGGCTTCATTTTCGGAGTTTTTCAAAAACCATGCAACTGACAAAGCAAAACCTTATTATCAATACACAATAAGTTTAATTCCAGATCAATGGTTTGAGCCTGTTCAAGTTTGGGAAGTGAAGGCAGCCGATTTGAGTATATCACCTGGACACAAAGCCGCTGCTGGTTTA GCGGATCCACAAAAAGGCATTTCACTGAGATTTCCGAGATTCGTTCGGATTCGAGATGACAAAAAGCCCGAAGACGCAACAACAGCCCAAcaa GTTTATGAACTTTATCAAAATCAAGAGCAGATAAAGAATCAGCATGGCAATAAACAAACAGGAaacaatgatgatgaagatatgTATTGA
- a CDS encoding DNA ligase I, putative, whose protein sequence is MLDPKNDINFEESDVEIPSKLPDLVHQQPIRSPTSEDKLLENVTDTRSKDEFKNLSESNLVRLQCAEIEASNILSTSNDNEKSSRSPEKLVACYDPSKAGYHPIHDCNWREGESVPYLSLARTFECIEATSGRIKITEILCNFFRSVGLLSSFDLTSCVYLCLNRLGPAYEGMELGVGETILLKALAATTGVGIEHMRSSLKQHGDLGAVAETIRSRQKILSAPKPLTISSVFSKLKDIASMSGNSAQNKKMEIIRSLLVACRESETKYIIRSLSGKLRIGLAEQTVLTALGQAVAMTPFHFKVSDKSTRIINASNGMSSEQWKVTMDIAVANVKRAYCVCPDYSRLIKALLTKSHESLDQICTITPGIPLKPMLASPTHGIYEILKRFEECDFTCEYKYDGERAQIHILPSGASHVYSRNQEDNTTKYPDIVNNLMSRVLPDCIIDSEVVAWDRLAGHILPFQVLSTRKRKDVDESTLKVQICIYVFDILFINGISLIEQPLRIRREILREVFPRISGEFMMATSLDSSDTDEIATFLDEAIKGNCEGLMIKTLDRNSTYEIAKRSHSWLKLKKDYLEGVGDTLDLVVIGGFYGTGKRAGRYGGYLLACYDPDTEEYQTICKIGTGMKDDELASFSEFFKNHATDKAKPYYQYTISLIPDQWFEPVQVWEVKAADLSISPGHKAAAGLADPQKGISLRFPRFVRIRDDKKPEDATTAQQVYELYQNQEQIKNQHGNKQTGNNDDEDMY, encoded by the exons ATGTTGGATCCGAAG AATGATATTAATTTTGAAGAAAGTGATGTAGAAATCCCCTCTAAATTACCTGATTTGGTACATCAGCAACCAATAAGA AGTCCTACAAGTGAGGATAAATTGTTAGAGAATGTGACTGATACAAGAAGTAAAGATGAATTCAAGAACTTAAGTGAGTCTAACTTAGTCCGTTTACAGTGTGCGGAAATTGAAGCAAGTAATATTCTAAGCACATCGAATGATAATGAAAAGTCGTCACGGAGTCCTGAAAAACTAGTTGCCTG TTACGACCCCAGCAAAGCGGGTTATCACCCCATCCACGATTGTAACTGGCGAGAAGGTGAAAG TGTCCCTTATTTGTCGTTGGCGAGAACATTCGAGTGTATTGAGGCCACATCTGGCAG AATCAAAATAACAGAAATACTGTGCAATTTTTTTCGCTCAGTCGGTTTGTTGTCTTCGTTTGATTTAACAAGTTGCGTTTACCTTTGCCTCAACCGACTGGGGCCCGCATATGAAGGGATGGAACTAGGCGTGGGGGAAACAATCCTACTAAAGGCTTTGGCTGCAACTACAG GTGTTGGGATTGAACATATGCGTTCGAGTTTAAAACAACATGGTGATCTCGGTGCTGTCGCCGAA ACTATCAGATCACGTCAGAAAATCCTGTCAGCTCCAAAACCATTGACCATTTCATCAGTATTTTCTAAATTGAAAGATATTGCTTCAATGTCTGGAAATTCA gctcaaaacaaaaaaatggaaATCATTCGCTCGCTTCTAGTGGCTTGTCGAGAATCTGAAACGAAATATATTATACGCAGTTTATCAGGAAAATTGCGTATTGGCTTAGCTGAACAAACTGTGCTTACAGCTCTTGGTCAGGCTGTAGCTATGACGCCATTCCATTTTAAAGTTAGTGATAAAAGCACGCGAATAATTAATGCTTCTAATGGTATGTCTAGTGAGCAGTGGAAAGTTACAATGGATATTGCGGTTGCGAATGTTAAAAGGGCGTATTG CGTTTGTCCAGACTACAGCCGTCTTATAAAAGCTCTTTTAACAAAAAGTCATGAGTCCCTGGATCAAATTTGCACAATCACTCCAGGTATTCCTCTAAAACCAATGTTAGCTTCTCCTACACATGGAATATATGAAATTTTAAAGAGGTTTGAAGAATGTGATTTCACTTGTGAATATAAATATGATGGTGAAAGGGCTCAA aTTCATATTCTCCCTTCAGGTGCAAGTCACGTGTATTCACGTAATCAAGAAGATAATACCACAAAATATCCTGATATCGTAAATAATCTGATGTCTAGGGTTCTGCCAGA TTGTATCATTGACTCGGAAGTTGTAGCTTGGGATCGTTTAGCTGGACATATTTTACCATTCCAAGTCCTATCAACGCGAAAGCGTAAA GATGTCGATGAATCTACACTGAAAGTACAAATatgcatttatgtatttgatATACTGTTTATAAATGGTATATCTTTAATTGAACAACCGTTACGCATACGTCGAGAGATACTTAG aGAAGTATTTCCGCGCATTTCTGGAGAGTTCATGATGGCAACCTCTCTTGATTCATCTGATACAGATGAGATCGCGACTTTTCTTGACGAAGCAATCAAAG GTAACTGTGAAGGTTTAATGATAAAAACACTAGATCGTAATTCTACCTACGAAATCGCAAAACGATCCCATAGCTGGTTAAAATTGAAAAAAGACTATTTAGAAGGTGTTGGTGATACATTGGATTTGGTGGTAATAGGTGGATTTTATGGAACTGGTAAACGTGCTGGTCGTTACGGTGGTTACTTACTGGCATGCTATGATCCAGATACAGAAGAATACCAGACAATATGCAAA ATTGGTACAGGAATGAAGGATGATGAATTGGCTTCATTTTCGGAGTTTTTCAAAAACCATGCAACTGACAAAGCAAAACCTTATTATCAATACACAATAAGTTTAATTCCAGATCAATGGTTTGAGCCTGTTCAAGTTTGGGAAGTGAAGGCAGCCGATTTGAGTATATCACCTGGACACAAAGCCGCTGCTGGTTTA GCGGATCCACAAAAAGGCATTTCACTGAGATTTCCGAGATTCGTTCGGATTCGAGATGACAAAAAGCCCGAAGACGCAACAACAGCCCAAcaa GTTTATGAACTTTATCAAAATCAAGAGCAGATAAAGAATCAGCATGGCAATAAACAAACAGGAaacaatgatgatgaagatatgTATTGA